A segment of the Desulfofundulus kuznetsovii DSM 6115 genome:
TGTCCAAGTTGATTGATGTGATCAAGATCCAGGAACTGCACAGCAGTGAATCCATTGAGCGGGAGCTGGCTCTGATTAAGGTAAAGGCGGATTCGGCCCGCCGCTCCGACATTGTCGACATTGTTGAAATCTTCCGGGCGAACATTGTGGACGTCAACCGGGAAACAATGGTTGTCGAACTTACCGGTGACGAAGAAAAGATCAATGCCCTTTGCGCCGTCCTGGAGGATCACGGAATTGTGGAAATGGTGCGTACGGGCAAGATTGCCTTGTGCCGTGGCCCCGGAGCAACCAAGTATTATCAAGAACAGTAAATAATTCCCCTTTTCAACCAGGTAT
Coding sequences within it:
- the ilvN gene encoding acetolactate synthase small subunit; amino-acid sequence: MKHTLAVLVLNKPGVLARIAGLLSRRVFNIESIAAGYTEEPDITRITIVVNGDDRELDQVVKQLSKLIDVIKIQELHSSESIERELALIKVKADSARRSDIVDIVEIFRANIVDVNRETMVVELTGDEEKINALCAVLEDHGIVEMVRTGKIALCRGPGATKYYQEQ